GATGAGTGCACATGGCACCTTAGAGACACAAAATGGTCACAAAAATACTGGTACAGTCCGCTTTCGTACAGGTTATTGTATCCTCCAGTTTTTAACAATCCTCGTTCAGGTTTTTAAATTTAATCATAGTCTAGTAAATAATTTGTAtcgttgtttgtttattagctTAGAATTAAACATAGTTCCGATTTCAGTGCGGCGAATTTACATCCAGATTAACATCCAGATTTGGTCTGGAAGACATTTAGGTATTTCGGAGCCACAAACTCAAAGTGAATTAGGAAAATATTTAAGTAGCACCTAATTCTAAAACTTTGCTTCAGGCTCATTCCAACACAGTCGTGTTGCTACTTATATCGGCTATATATTGTCATGGACCAATGCATCTGCCAAGGGCAAAATTATTAACCTTAATTTTTTAAGGATTGTTTGGTGGTGGTATGGTATTGGCTAAGGTGAGTAGAAGGTTCTCCATAAATTCGAGTCTAAGGCCCCTGTCATTGGTTTCGCTgaggcaaaaataatttacccAGCGTTCCTGCTGGTAGGCGTCTATACCGACCTTGGACTTCAATTCGCTGaatatgacaaaaatgtctgttTTCGTTACTACCTTTATACCATGTCTAGCTGTTAACTGCAGTAAATTACTCTATGAACTCAAGCGGAGTGTGTATTTACCGTTGATGTAAGGTGATCCTGACTGACTGttgcgatgatgatgtatttctctgatgtagGCGCCAATAAAGTCGTCTTCTGAACCCTCCTCAGACCTGCGGTAGTGCTCGTCTACAAAAGGTTTCATAAACTTCTGCATCACAAGTCGCATGTTGTCCACTAAGCGGTTCACCTTAAAGTAATCTCCAGGCAGGTGTCGCAGAAAAGGTATGTAAGATACTGCGGCACCCGCCCCAGCATCGCGAACAATGGCATCTATCAACCTAAGGTTGTTTGCAAAGACATCGTCGTCATACTCGAAGCGTTTGCCTAAGACGATAGAACACATGTTGTTGGACACGCTAGCTTGGGTCAAGTGGGCCAGATCCAGCGGCTGTCCTTGGCTCTCGGATATGACCCTGATGTACTCTTTGACCTCCTCCTCAATCTTTGCCGCCAGGACGTTTTTGCCCATCCCTAGCTCACGTAGAATCTCTATAGCAACCTTTCTTTGGGCTTTCCACACAGGACCAGAGGTGTCAACAACGCctgtaaaagatgaaaattctCTTacaacaatgtctttttttactttggagAACAGTaaattatcaatattattatgtttgtcaTCGTtgttatgtgtgtacatgcgaaGTGTGATCGTTCTCATAGGCAGCGTCCGGATATATGTATAACGCTTTAAGTCTGGCTGGTACTGTAGAAAAGCCTTTTCTATACATATATTATGAGTCATTATACAGGATGTCTAAAACGTTTTTccggattttttttattgataacGAATGTAGATTTTTCTGACGATCGCCAAGTTATTACCGAAAAATTTGAAACAGTCGATGTGAAACTGTGCCAAAAGCTTTCTCACAGTGTTGCATCACGATTGGTTTCTTGTATCGAACACAACGGAGAACAATTTGAACCATTAGTATTTTATCATTGTTGCATCGTTGTTTCTTTCGTATTGATTATTGTTGTATCTTTGGTTCATTCATAGTTATCATTGTGCTCCTAGTTCTCATTcataatacaataaaattcattataacATACATTCGTTTAtcttataaaatcgggggaaaCGTTTTTGGACTCCCtgtaattattatcattattttgccTTTGTGCAGTAAAGCTAAAGAGATATTGcaatatgatttttatttatactaaGGAAAACTTATACGATTAAAACGGTTGGCACATTGAATGGACAAAACCAACTCACTTTGATCAATTCGTAAATCACAAGCTGCCCAAAATTTCTGTTGCCAGATTGATTCATTTAGTACAACATTACAATTGATTGATACATTTACAGTTAGGGTCAAAAACTGCGAACACAGTAGCTAGTGCTGGTGAATAGAGAAGGTCACATCCAGCTACACGACCGCTAGACCAAGATGTACATTTGATATAAGTAAACTTACTAGACGATACGAGAGTATGAACGTTATTATGACTAGAAATGTTCATTCTGAGGAGTTCTATCGCTTGAATACCGCAAACAGTTCAGAAACTTTTATGATGAGCCACTATTTTAAAACTACTTCATAGCTCAAACTTTAACTAGATTTCAACTTGCCTCTGCTGTCGGTTATTAAGTCATTAATATAAGTATGAAGCCTGTCGGAGAAGGCGTTGGGATTTTTTACCAACGCGTCCTTGATGACCTTGTAGCCgttgagcaccaccaccagctggctGCCCAGGTACAGACTGAACACGTCACCGTACTGTCGTCTCCATGCTGCGAACTGCTCCCGAGgatctttcttcatcatcagcagcaggtgaCCCAGCAGCGGTACAGCCAGCCAAGGTCCTGGAGGTGCATCTGCAGGTCGTCTCACGGGaaaccaccacaacaacgacaacacgcAACGCCTAAAGCAAGGCCTGTGTTGATGTCGAGCATTTCCAGTAGAGATGTCATGGTGCTCTGTAAGCTGTCTTTTACAACGACAAATGTAGATGAATCCTGCGtcactaaagtaaaaaaaaaaaaaaaaaagaaaaaaaggaaaataaattacgAAGACGAaacaaatatgaataaaaagtaAGCTAGAAATACGGACAGTCCTTATCCAACACTAAATcatgaatgtccacagccttgTTGCAGACTGACTGCACATTTAAGTGACCAACACAGAGACTTATCACGTTTTTCGTTTCTATTGAAAGTCGCCCGctctttgacaaaggaaaattcacattaaaatttaggttacctttctttttcccaccatttgtACCTCGTTTGGTGCTGAGGTGTAGTAGTGGTGAAGATTTACTTTTGTCGTTTAGACCGTATTTCCTCAGCAGGCGCTGAACTCTTCCTCTCTTACCTCTCTTTCGCTCTTTTTTCTGATGGACGGTCGAGTCTTGAGGTAGGATATTAGTTGGAAAGGTGGAAGTATCATAATGGAGGGTCACTGAAGTAAGAGAGAGTGCGAGAAGGTACTGACGGCTATACAACATAGTGGAGGTCCGCCATGTGAGAATTTAAAGTAAGACtaagtttagaaaaaaagaaaacagtacgaGCAGTAGGAATCAGATCTAAGGTAACGGCGTAACCGTTACAGTGaaatccacagaaacagaaagcaaggcaatCACAAGCagttaaaacagcaacaaagtaaaagttaagagaaacaaatacaacttgtaactaaaagaaatctAAGGATATGGAAGAGCAAAGACGTTGcacaagaaagcaacaaaatcactggagaacaaagcaactcagcCTGCCAGGCGAAGCCTCGTTTCCATTGTGGGAATTAGCTAGTGTATGTCACCagttgattcatttttttctgtttactacTACTGATGTTGTTACACGGTTTGTGTAAAACATATATCAGTGGAAACAAATCAGTTACACAGATCTACAATGTCTCGCGTCTCTCAGTTACAGCCCCTGACACCTCGACACTCCAGTTGTTACTCTTggaatcaaaacatttctttaatgaCTGTGCAGAAGAACTTCTATGGATTTGTtggtattatattttattttaagtaaaaaataaatgtgataaaatCAGGATAAGCGTCCGAGTAAACGCtgtaatagaaagaaaataaaaatctcgcGAGACGAGACTAGA
The sequence above is a segment of the Pomacea canaliculata isolate SZHN2017 linkage group LG6, ASM307304v1, whole genome shotgun sequence genome. Coding sequences within it:
- the LOC112566982 gene encoding cytochrome P450 2B4-like: MMKKDPREQFAAWRRQYGDVFSLYLGSQLVVVLNGYKVIKDALVKNPNAFSDRLHTYINDLITDSRGVVDTSGPVWKAQRKVAIEILRELGMGKNVLAAKIEEEVKEYIRVISESQGQPLDLAHLTQASVSNNMCSIVLGKRFEYDDDVFANNLRLIDAIVRDAGAGAAVSYIPFLRHLPGDYFKVNRLVDNMRLVMQKFMKPFVDEHYRRSEEGSEDDFIGAYIREIHHHRNSQSGSPYINGKYTLRLSS